The following nucleotide sequence is from Euleptes europaea isolate rEulEur1 chromosome 3, rEulEur1.hap1, whole genome shotgun sequence.
tgctccaaaccactgctcttaaccactacaccatgctggctctcaccctgAAAATTGACGCATGGATTAATAATGCACTGGCATATATCTAGTTTTAGACTGattgccatgttagtctgtagtagcagaataTAATTTGAGTCCGATAGCACCTTGAAAACCAACAcatttttcaggatataagctttgtCAGATACAGGTGAAGTGAACTTGGACTTAAGAAAGCTTATACCATGAAAGatgttgtctctaaggtgctaccggactcaaattttgttcttgcGTACATCTTTGCAGCATTCGCAGTTGGATTCCTGGCAACCgttcacctctatcatttccctttGTACAAAAAGCCCTTTAGTTCTGTAGAAAAATCTTTGCCTTCTGTTCCCTTCATACCCTGGTTGTTGTAGCATTCCACCTACCTCTCCAGTACAATACACCTTAgcttaaaaatgtatatttttaagaGCTGTGTTGGGTTCTGTACTGAGTCATAGGCTGCATACCCCGATATAAGGATAActaagaaagcaatcctaagcaggtctgcttagAGTCCCGCTTgggtctattcagtgggacttcctcccaggaaagcatttttagggtAGTGCTGTAGGGCTTGTCTCCTGTGAAAACGAagtaagggagggaaggaaaggagaagagAAGAGAGTAGGCACGAGGGGGCTGGGGTCAGGTAGCAGGGTCAGCTGCAGGCAGCCGGACGCTAGTGCTGTTTCAGGTAACAAGGGCATCCTTGGGCAGCTGAGGAGCGCAGCTTTAAAACGGTTCGAGTCTGTGGGCAGCTTCCTAATAGTGGCTGCAGTTGGCAGGGGGAGTCCTTGGAAGACTGTCGGTAGGATAGGCAGGACCTGATTTTGGGAACTGTGCCTAAACGCCTCCAATTGACATGGctaatgggagccagcatggtgtagtgcttaagagcgtgGCTTgggatggtggactctgatctggagaactgggtttgattccctactcctccacatgagcggtggacgctaatctagtgaatcaggttggtttccccactcttacacatgaagccagctgggtgaccttgggccagtcacacttctcttagaccccctcagccccacctacttcacagggtgtctgttgtggggaagggaaaggaagttgtctgtaagccggtttgattctttaagtggtagagaaagtcagcatataaaaaccaactcttcttcttcttctaatggaaaCTTCTTGCGGTCCTCATGGTTTGGGCTGAATGCAAGCCGGCTGCGGCAGTTCCAGAGGTGCTGTATCCTTCAGCCAAACAAGTCAATCGCGGAGGACACGTTTTTGTATAAAAAGCATGGGCTTCCCTTCTTGGGTTTAATTTCATGCGATGCATTgggctctctctttccctttcattCCAATGCCAGCACAAAGGCGGCGTGATTGCACAAAAGAAAACCTCCTGGTAGGATGTTGTGAGTCTTGGGTCCTCTGAGAAAGTTAAATGATTTCTGTTTGGCAGATGATCTCCATGGGTATTAAAAACCACAGCCTTTGGTGAGCTTTTCCATTAACAGTAAGTGTGCTTGGATGACCGTGCACCAAGTCACCTTCcattagcctaacctacctcacagggtggttgttatgAAGGTAAGATGGAAGGTGGGGGGaacaatgatgtaagctgctttgggtctccattgggataCAAAAATAAGGCATGGCTGTTTGTGTGTATTCTACAGTTGCACTCATACCTCACAGCACccaccaggaggaggaagaagaagagctggtttttatatgccagctttctgtactacttcaggaagaatcaaaccggcttacaatcaccttcccttcccctccccacaacagacaccctgtgaggtaggtggggctgagagtgctgtgactagcccaaggtcacccagctggcttcatgtggaggagcagagaaaccaacccggttcaccagattagcctccaccgctcgtgtggaggagtggggaatcaaacccggttctccagatcagagtccaccgctccaaaccaccactgttaaccactacaccacgttgctCTGTGTTGTTTAAATGAGCAGGAGGGGAATGAAGTATTTTTTTCGCTAccattttctccctttttttctcccccccaggCCCTTTTCAACCTTCTGATCCCAGATCACGCTGCAGAGGCCTTCTCTCCGCCCCGCTTGTCTGAGCCCGGGGTCTGCGACCGGATCGTGGAACGGCTGCTGGGAGGCCTGTCACACTGGGACGCCGAGCACTTCCTCTTCATAGCTGAGCACGGCTACGTGTATGAGCACAACTGCGCCTTCTTCCCCGTGTTTCCCTTGACCCTACGTGCAGCGGCGGGAACGGTGCTGCGGCCTCTCCGGGGTGTCCTGTGTTTCCGAAGCCGGCTGCTCCTCTCGGCCGCTCTGCTGAACACCCTGTTCTCTGTCCTGGCCTCATGGGCCCTGTACGAGCTGGGCTGCGTTGTCCTGCGGTGCCGCAGGCAGGCTTTCCTGTCGGCCCTCCTCTTCTGCATCACCCCTGCCAGTGTCTTCATGGCCGCTGCTTATTCGGAGAGCCTGTTTGCCCTCCTGGCATTTGGCGCCATGTGGCAGCTAGAGAAAGGGTGTGGGTGGATCAGCGCCCTCCTCTTTTCACTAGCCAGCGGCGTGCGTTCCAATGGTGTGATCAATGCTGGGTTCCTCGTTTATGCCCAGGCAAAACTTTTTGTCTCTCAGCTCCAGGCGGCGACTGGAGTCATGCTGCTGGTGACCGTAGGTCAACTTTCCACCTTAGCAGTGTCTCTGGCCTTGATGTGCGCCTTCGTTTTCCTGCCCTtcgctttgtttcagctctatgCCTACTTCTGGTTTTGCAGGGGCAACGTTGGCTCCGAATACTTTGTGCCGAGGCCACTGCTGCAACTAGCTGTGGATATGGGGTACCACTTAGCCTTTCTGGATGGTGCGAAACCACCCTGGTGCTCTTGGGATTATCCTATGGTTTACACCTACATTCAGGACGCTTACTGGAACGTGGGCTTTCTCCGCTATTATGAGGCCAAACAGATTCCCAATTTCCTGCTGGCCGCCCCCACGATCGTGCTGGGCTCTTGGGC
It contains:
- the PIGV gene encoding GPI mannosyltransferase 2, with translation MQVTDEGDPHRREVVRFAVLCRAGTLVLQALFNLLIPDHAAEAFSPPRLSEPGVCDRIVERLLGGLSHWDAEHFLFIAEHGYVYEHNCAFFPVFPLTLRAAAGTVLRPLRGVLCFRSRLLLSAALLNTLFSVLASWALYELGCVVLRCRRQAFLSALLFCITPASVFMAAAYSESLFALLAFGAMWQLEKGCGWISALLFSLASGVRSNGVINAGFLVYAQAKLFVSQLQAATGVMLLVTVGQLSTLAVSLALMCAFVFLPFALFQLYAYFWFCRGNVGSEYFVPRPLLQLAVDMGYHLAFLDGAKPPWCSWDYPMVYTYIQDAYWNVGFLRYYEAKQIPNFLLAAPTIVLGSWAAWCYVAANPWHCLTLGLARRETGRTTAESSSKPAAGFCAPGVFVYIVHATALLMFGTFYMHIQVLTRLLGSSSPVLYWFYAHLLHTHEPLLQNMDPSPSRTGPHLDQPPLGNTFSSWNGNENPVWRLLKNWRQSTVLTKWILGYILSYWLLGLALHCNFFPWT